Below is a window of Pelobates fuscus isolate aPelFus1 chromosome 13, aPelFus1.pri, whole genome shotgun sequence DNA.
tgtcaatccatatctgccaagtgaccctatgtagggggaacagtccctattctgctctgtgtcagtgtgtatcagggatccttaggataggtgtcaatccatatctatgaataccaatcaaaggttgcctctttttacagaggagtgtgtataacaaaagtgctcaaaaaagtcagaaagtgatttacaggcagctcaatacactggtgtggaaatatcctctattccactgaataaatttagtagatattggtgcggtgtaagtgacaaggacctacacctataagtggagcgctcaaacacagataaatcttaccaaaacgtagtctcattcaatggtaaaatatggggtacatgtcaaagtaaaatacagaaaatacaatatagtgtagatggtactgaaaaatggcttcacagtgattataatgatatcgtgctgaatattacactcacatttcaaggagcctgtatatagaaaacactggctccgtatcaaggcttgtgtgctgttatggtagcaccaccctcctacttcggcttgaagaatttctcaggaacacaaaaaaaagggaagaaagcagaccaatgtgtagacttatggtgataaatgacacaggtatgtgttcaataaatggggtgctcacctggtcctgagcctacgaatcccggctctaggtgtgtaggttttgtgccaatttgaatggggatggcacttcccctgtgaggattccttggaggctccaaaaaggacttggatgaggttttgaatgaaaatggtgaatttattggtttaaaataaacataaaaacaaagatgataaaagtcctcaaataaaagtcctttaaatccatatctgccaagtgaccctatgtagggggaacagtgccgattctgctctgtgtcagtgtgtatcagggatccttaggacaggtgtcaatccatgtctgccaagtgaccctatgtagggggaacagtccctattctgctctgtgtcagtgtgtttcagggatccttaggataggtgtcaatccatatctgccaagtgaccctatgtagggggaactgtccctattctgctctgtgtcagtgtctggggggtgtatctgcagtaaaacagggtgtctggagggagtatctgcagtaacacagtgtgtctggagggagtatctgcagtaatacagggtgtctggagggagtatctgcagtaacacagggtgtctggggggagtatctgcagtaacacagtgtgtctggagggagtatctacagtaacacagggtgtctggagggagtatctgatgtaacacagagtgtctggagggagtatgtgcagtaacagagtgtctggggggagtatttgcagtaacacagagtgtctggggggagtatcttcagtaacacagagtgtctggagggagtatatacagtaacacagggtatctggagggagtatctgatgtaacacagagtatctggagggagtatgtgcagaaacagagtgtctggagggagtatgtgcagtaacacagagtgtctggagggagtatgtgcagtaacacagagtgtctgtatggagaatctgcagtaacacagagtgtctggagggagtatctgcagtaacacagagtgtctggagggagtatctgcagtaacacagagtgtctggagggagtatctgcagtaacacagagtgtctgtatggagaatctgcagtaacacagagtgtctggagggagtatctgcagtaacacagagtgtctgaagggagtatctgcagtaacacagagtgtctggagggagtatctgcagtaacacaggatgtctggagggagtatctgcagtaacacatggtgtctggagggagtatctgcagtaacacagggtgtccggagggagtatctgcagtaacacagagtgtctggagggagtatctgcagtaacacagagtgtccggagggagtatctgcagtaacacagggtgtctggagggagtatctgcagtaacacagggtgtccggAGGGagaatctgcagtaacacagagtgtctggagggagtatgtgcagtaacacagagtatctgGATGGggaatctgcagtaacacagagtgtctggagggagtatctgcagtaacacagagtgtctggagggagtatctgctgtaacacagagtgtctggaaggagtatctgcagtaacacagagtgtctggagggagtatctgcagtaacacagagtgtctgtatggagaatctgcagtaacacagagtgtctggagggagtatctgcagtaacacagagtgtctggagggagtatctgcagtaacacagggtgtctggatggagtatccGTAGTAACTCAgagtgtctgaagggagtatcttcagtaacacagagtgtctggagggagtatctgcagtaacacaggatgtctggagggagtatctgcagtaacacatggtgtctggagggagtatctgcagtaacacagggtgtccagagggagtatctgcagtaacacagagtgtccggagggagtatctgcagtaacacagggtgtctggagggagtatctgcagtaacacagggtgtccggAGGGagaatctgcagtaacacagagtgtctggagggagtttctgcagtaacacagagtgtctggagggagaatctgcagtaacacagagtgtctggagggagtatctgcagtaacacagagtgtctggagggagtatctgctgtaacacagagtgtctggaaggagtatctgcagtaacacagagtgtctggagggagtatctgcagtaacacagagtttctgaagggagtatctgcagtaacacagggtgtctggagggagtatctgcagtaacacagggtgtctggagggagtatctgcagtaatacagggtgtctggagtgagtatctgcagtaacacagggtgtgtggagggagtatctacagtaacacagggtgtctggagggagtatctgcagtaacacagagtgtctggagggagtatgtgcagtaacacagagtgtctggagagagtatctgcagtaacacagagtgtctggagggagtatgtgcagtaacacagtgtctggatggggaatctgcagtaacacagagtgtctgaagggagtatctgcagtaacacagagtgtctggagggagtatctgcagtaacacagagtgtctggaaggagtatctgcagtaacacagagtgtctggagggagtatctgcagtaacacagagtttctgaagggagtatctgcagtaacacagggtgtctggagggagtatctgcagtaacacagggtgtctggagggagtatctgcagtaacacagggtgtccggagggagtatctgcagtaacacagagtgtctggagggagtatctgcagtaacacatagtgtctggagggagtatctgcagtaacacagggtgtctggagggagtatgtgcagtaacacagagtgtctggagggagtatgtgcagtaacacagagtgtctggatggagaatctgcagtaacacagagtgtctggagggagtatctgcagtaacacagagtgtctggagggagtatctgcagtaacacagagtgtctggaaggagtatctgcagtaacacatagtgtctggagggagtatctgcagtaacacagagtttctgaagggagtatctgcagtaacacagggtgtctggagggagtatctgcagtaacacaggttgtctggagggagtatctgcagtaacacagggtgtgtggagggagtatctacagtaacacagggtgtcaggagggagtatctgcagtaacatagtgtgtctggagggaatatctgcagtaacacagagtgtctggggggagtatctgcagttacacagagtgtctggatggagtatctgcagtaacacagagtgtctggagggagtatctgcagtaacacagagtgtctggagggagtatctgcagtaacacagggtgtctggagggagtatctgcagtaacacagagtgtctggaggtagtatgtgcagtaacacagagtgtctggagggagtatctgcagtaacacagagtgtctgggtggagtatctgcagtaacacagagtgtctggagggagtatctgcagaaacacagggtgtctggagggagtatctgcagtaacacagtgtgtctggactgagtatctgcagtaacacagggtgtttggagggagtatctgcagtaacacagagtgtctgaagggagtatctgcagtaacacagggtgtctggagggagtatctgcagtaacacagggtgtccggagggagtatttgcagtaacacagagtgtctggagggagtatctgcagtaacacagagtgtctggagggagtatctgcagtaacacagggtgtctggatggagtatctgcagtaacacagagtgtctggaaggagtatctgcagtaacacagagtgtctggagggagtatgtgcagtaacacagagtgtctggagggagtatgtgcagtaacacagagtgtctggagtgagtatgtgcagtaacacagagtgtctggggggaatatctgcagtaatacagagtgtctggggggagtatctgcttgtaacatttatatgcactaaacaattaataaaaaaaaaattgaaaaaataaaataaaatggttgcagcttccaaatgaatctaaaatggatgctgtccagtaggtgggagggtctgctagggagggtgtgctgctgattggctggaatgtgtctgctgactgtgaggtacagggtcaaagtttactcaatgataaagaatagggggtggaccgaacatcgtatGTGTTCGTCCGCGGTGGCGGGcgcaaacatgctatgttcgccaggcgaaccgttcgggacatcactaactctGGGTAATGGCACTAATGGtactagacaggggtgcccactcttccctcttatttttgccctctccctggaaccactTGTATATTATATTAGGTCCAACCAGGATATATAAGGCGTGTGTTGGGATGTAtcgtgagggggtggggggggggggggggggtgtagggatgcattgtgtgtgagagAATATTTGCTGGGTAGGATAATGGCCCAGTTTTGCAGGGGCTGAGAAGGGAgcatctttttctttttatatttatttgttaatgTAATTTTTAAAAGAGAGCCTCCTGCCCCTACCTGCTACACAGCTTTGCAAAGAAGCAGGGAGAGAAATCAAAAGATCTCCCTGACCGGGTCTATGTGCATGTAAGGGGCCCGGGCTTGCGGGGCCCTCAGGTGGCCTGGGTCCCTTACAAGTGAAAGGGTTGTATCTCGGTACCCCCGGTGGCCCACAGTTGTAGAAGTCACAACTGCGCCCGGCCCCCCTGGAGATGCAAACCCTGTTACCATGGTAGGTACACCACTGATCCTCACTTGCAAAGACCTGTGAGCAAAGGAAGTACAATTCAattgtattaaaagaaaaaatatctttatGATGGTATGTTTTGTAAAGTtaaaagtttttttgtgtttttttttttttttaaacatgagaCATTCAGCGCTTATATTACAACTCTAAAATATGCAACCAGCAGCCGACTGGAAATCTGGATATTAAATtaataggtttttttttcacCTGTCTGATGATACAATATACCTATTACAAGCAATGAACATGGAAACACGAAGGCTagtgtaattaaaaataatttattaagctGTTATTTAATACCTCCATATTGATTAAAATTGAAATGGTATTGGAAGAATTgaagttatcatttatttatcaaTTCTTTATGTCTAATTCATAGTACAAAGATTAGATAAAATCAGAGAATAATAATCATAATTCATTGTTGGATAATCATTAATCATAGGTTGATTCTCGGAGTTGAAGACATTCCAGccagaaatacatttttaccaCCTTCCCGTTTACATCAATTCAGTGCAGCATTTGTAAGAGTAATttgcataattgtttttttttcacagacTAATTTAGCAAATGTTTCTCCTAATCTCACGCAACTGGAATGCAATCCACCCCTTTGTAAGATAACAGAGTATTTGCTTATATTTTGTCATATGGCACATACATTCTTCATTCTTGATGATCTGCTCAGTATTTTTGGCTCAATAAGGACATCACCTTTCTTTTGAATTTCTAGGGACCTCCAATTGAGGACATTTCCACTAAATTCATTAAGATGAACCTTCTGCATTTTTTCAGGGGACAACACATAATCCCACATGTGGACATCTGATATTTCACCTCTGAAGGACTGGTTTTTATCAAATTTTCCTCCAAAGGAGTCCTGATCCTGTCCCAGTATTATGCTGGTTGAGGCAGGAAATGAATACCCTTTTTTGCAAACCTTCCTAGGATACAGTTTTCCATCGACCCAAAGCTGAATCACTCCCGTTTCAGAGGTCCAGCTCACACAGATGTGCTTCCATTCATAAAGACCTTCATCTACCTTGAAACGGACTTCTTCATTATCTACATAAACATAGACCATATTTCCTGGCATTGGGTAAATTGAAAGGGCATTATCCTTTTTTTCAGTGGCCAAAGAAAAAAGAGAATATTCAATTAATTCAGAGAAGGATCGAAGGCAGACAGTGAAACTGCTCATTGGCTTGGGCTCCTCTGGTTTCAGAGTGAAGTATGAATAGTCATCTTGCCTGGGAAAAATTAAGGATTTATCTTCCAAATCTAGAAAACATGGAGAGGTGGAAATTAAGGGTAGTTAGCCTAGGCTATCCCATTCATCTAttgacatctatctatctatctatctatctatctatctatctatctatctatctatctatctctctatctctctatcgctctatctatctatctatctatctatttatctatctatctatctatctatctatctatctacctatctctctatctagctatctctctatctagctatctatctatctatctctctatctttctatctctctctctatatatctttatctatatatctctctatctatctacctacctacctacctatctctctctctctctctctctctctctctctctctctatctgtctatccatctatctatctatctatctccctctctctctctctctagctatccctctatctctctatctatctatctctctatttatctatctatctatctatctatctctctatttatctatctatctatctatctatctctctatctctctatctatatatttatctatctatttctctatATATCTATCGTTTAAACTAGAATATTTTCTTTATCAAACAGTTAAGTTACCAAAGATACAAAATGTTCTTGGCTCATGCTCCTTACATCATATATGACATCAGACATGATCTCATTAATGACATCACTGGTGACATCACAAAACTTCACAAATATACTCCACAATGTCATCGTAAGAGCTGTTAACCATAACAAATTCACTAAATAATTCATCAATACACTAATACACAGCTCTAGCTGCTCGCTCAGTCTACACACATCTTATAACGCTTAGCAATTC
It encodes the following:
- the LOC134582671 gene encoding C-reactive protein-like, which produces MDGYMIFFIILTGAMARQDLEDKSLIFPRQDDYSYFTLKPEEPKPMSSFTVCLRSFSELIEYSLFSLATEKKDNALSIYPMPGNMVYVYVDNEEVRFKVDEGLYEWKHICVSWTSETGVIQLWVDGKLYPRKVCKKGYSFPASTSIILGQDQDSFGGKFDKNQSFRGEISDVHMWDYVLSPEKMQKVHLNEFSGNVLNWRSLEIQKKGDVLIEPKILSRSSRMKNVCAI